In Intestinibacillus sp. Marseille-P6563, a single genomic region encodes these proteins:
- a CDS encoding ABC transporter ATP-binding protein has product MNEYAIECRGITKTFGTVVANDNIDLHVRYGEILALLGENGSGKTTLMNMLSGIYHPDKGTIRVGGQEVTIRTPEDSMALGIGMIYQHFKLVDVFTAMDNIALGTPGDRLPAKVLREKVREIGRSIGLEVDPDQYVYDMSVSEKQTVEILKVLYRGQKILILDEPTAVLTPQETEKLFAILRKMREQGCAVIIITHKLNEVMAISDRVTILRKGKYIDTVETAQTDEKKLTELMVGRPVSLAIERTDPVDPQTVLKAVDLTIRKPDGSIAIDDASFEVRSGEILGIAGIAGSGQKELCEAIAGLCPAEKGAVLYHKENLIGKTPREIFKLGVHLGFVPEDRLGMGLVASMGMVGNMMLKTYDQNKGPFVDTRPARKQAEHLVERLSIVTPSVDTPVRLMSGGNVQKVLLGREIESEPQVLITAYPVRGLDINSSYTVYELLGEQKKKGVAIVYIGEDLDVLLELSDRILVLCHGKVTGVVDARQTTKDEIAMLMVGGGKEAGA; this is encoded by the coding sequence ATGAACGAATATGCAATCGAATGCCGGGGGATTACCAAAACGTTCGGCACCGTGGTCGCAAACGACAACATCGACCTGCATGTGCGCTATGGCGAGATTCTGGCGCTGCTGGGCGAGAACGGGTCGGGCAAGACCACGCTGATGAACATGCTGTCCGGCATCTATCACCCGGATAAAGGCACCATTCGGGTCGGTGGCCAGGAGGTCACCATCCGCACGCCCGAAGACTCGATGGCGCTCGGCATCGGCATGATCTATCAGCATTTTAAGCTGGTGGATGTCTTTACTGCCATGGATAACATCGCGCTCGGGACACCGGGCGACCGTCTGCCGGCTAAGGTACTGCGCGAAAAGGTGCGCGAAATTGGCCGCTCGATCGGCCTGGAGGTCGACCCCGACCAGTATGTATATGACATGTCGGTATCGGAAAAGCAGACGGTCGAAATCTTGAAGGTGCTGTACCGCGGGCAGAAAATCCTGATTTTGGATGAGCCCACCGCGGTCCTCACCCCGCAGGAAACCGAGAAGCTGTTCGCTATCCTGCGCAAGATGCGCGAGCAGGGGTGCGCGGTCATCATCATCACCCATAAGCTCAATGAGGTTATGGCCATTTCCGACCGGGTGACCATCCTGCGCAAGGGCAAATACATTGACACGGTCGAAACCGCACAGACCGACGAAAAGAAACTGACCGAACTGATGGTCGGCCGTCCGGTTTCGCTCGCCATCGAGCGCACCGACCCGGTCGACCCACAGACCGTCCTCAAAGCGGTTGACTTGACCATCCGCAAGCCGGACGGCTCGATCGCCATCGACGACGCTTCCTTTGAGGTGCGCTCGGGCGAGATTTTGGGCATTGCCGGCATTGCCGGTTCCGGGCAGAAGGAACTGTGCGAAGCCATTGCTGGCCTGTGCCCGGCCGAAAAGGGCGCGGTGCTCTATCACAAGGAAAACCTGATCGGCAAAACCCCGCGCGAAATTTTCAAGCTGGGCGTGCATCTGGGCTTTGTGCCCGAGGACCGTCTGGGCATGGGCCTGGTCGCTTCCATGGGTATGGTCGGCAATATGATGCTCAAGACCTATGACCAGAACAAGGGTCCGTTCGTCGATACCAGACCGGCGCGCAAGCAGGCCGAACACTTGGTGGAACGGCTGAGCATTGTCACTCCGTCGGTGGATACGCCGGTGCGGCTGATGTCGGGCGGCAACGTGCAGAAGGTGCTGCTCGGCCGCGAGATCGAATCCGAGCCGCAGGTGCTGATTACCGCCTATCCGGTGCGCGGTCTGGACATCAATTCGTCGTATACGGTGTATGAACTGCTGGGCGAACAGAAGAAAAAAGGCGTTGCCATCGTCTACATCGGCGAGGATTTGGACGTCCTGCTCGAGCTGTCCGACCGCATTCTGGTGCTGTGCCATGGCAAGGTGACCGGTGTGGTCGATGCCCGCCAGACCACAAAGGATGAAATTGCTATGCTCATGGTCGGCGGCGGAAAGGAGGCGGGCGCATGA
- a CDS encoding dihydroorotate dehydrogenase translates to MDLRVNICGVELKNPITTASGTFGFGHEYGEFFDLSVLGGIGVKGLTPSERLGNPAPRIAETPSGILNCVGLQNPGIDKFIEEQIPFLRQYDTKIIANVSGNTVEEYEGMVEKISDADVDLIEMNISCPNVKCGGMAFGTQPAMVEEVVSAAKKKAKKPLIVKLSPNVTDITEIARAAVAAGADALSLINTLLGMRIDINTRRPILSNIMGGLSGPAVFPVAVRMVYQVRKAVDVPIIGMGGIRTGRDIVEMMLAGADAVAIGTAMFADPLAPVKALQQLEEYMRTHKIEKVTELTGAVLV, encoded by the coding sequence ATGGATTTACGGGTAAACATCTGCGGGGTAGAACTGAAAAACCCCATCACAACGGCTTCCGGCACCTTTGGCTTTGGCCATGAGTACGGCGAATTTTTTGACCTCTCGGTCCTGGGCGGCATTGGCGTCAAGGGCCTGACTCCCTCCGAGCGTCTGGGCAATCCGGCGCCGCGCATCGCGGAAACCCCGTCGGGCATTTTGAACTGTGTTGGCCTGCAAAATCCGGGCATCGACAAGTTCATCGAAGAACAGATCCCCTTCCTGCGACAGTATGACACCAAGATCATCGCCAATGTATCGGGCAACACGGTCGAGGAATACGAAGGCATGGTGGAAAAGATCTCGGATGCCGACGTCGACCTGATTGAAATGAACATCTCCTGTCCGAACGTCAAGTGCGGCGGCATGGCCTTTGGAACCCAGCCGGCGATGGTAGAAGAAGTGGTGTCTGCGGCCAAGAAAAAGGCCAAAAAACCGCTTATCGTCAAATTAAGCCCCAATGTCACCGACATCACCGAAATCGCCCGCGCCGCCGTTGCCGCGGGTGCGGATGCTCTCAGCCTCATCAACACCCTGCTGGGCATGCGCATCGATATCAACACCCGCCGGCCGATTTTGTCCAACATCATGGGCGGTCTGTCCGGTCCGGCGGTGTTCCCGGTGGCGGTCCGCATGGTCTATCAGGTGCGCAAAGCGGTCGATGTGCCGATCATCGGCATGGGCGGCATTCGCACCGGACGCGATATTGTGGAAATGATGCTGGCAGGCGCAGACGCCGTTGCCATCGGCACGGCGATGTTTGCCGATCCCCTGGCGCCGGTCAAGGCGCTCCAGCAGCTGGAAGAATATATGCGCACGCATAAAATCGAAAAAGTCACCGAACTGACGGGAGCTGTATTGGTATGA
- a CDS encoding GNAT family N-acetyltransferase → MLLRPYQPDDCAVLARLFAQTIQCVTCPDYSQAERDAWAAGWHTLTDAFFGSRYTLVAVEDDQVAGYANLDDTGYLDHLFVHKDFQRRHVATALCDALEQYAHSRGLLRVTVHASLTAKPFFLRRGYVLLRAQSVPLRGQHLTNFVMEKNLNPEHTKTSSDT, encoded by the coding sequence ATGCTGCTGCGCCCCTATCAGCCAGACGACTGCGCCGTTTTGGCGCGTCTGTTTGCACAAACCATCCAATGTGTCACATGCCCTGATTATTCCCAAGCCGAGCGGGATGCTTGGGCGGCGGGCTGGCACACCCTGACCGATGCTTTCTTTGGTTCCCGCTATACCCTGGTCGCTGTGGAGGATGACCAGGTGGCCGGTTATGCCAATTTGGACGATACCGGTTATCTGGACCACCTATTCGTCCACAAGGACTTCCAGCGCCGGCATGTTGCCACCGCTCTGTGCGATGCGCTCGAACAATATGCCCACTCCCGCGGGCTGCTGCGCGTGACCGTCCATGCGTCCCTCACCGCCAAACCCTTTTTTCTGCGCCGCGGCTATGTGCTGCTACGGGCTCAATCGGTGCCGCTGCGCGGTCAGCATCTGACGAATTTTGTCATGGAAAAGAATCTGAACCCCGAACACACAAAAACGTCCTCCGACACTTGA
- a CDS encoding dihydroorotate dehydrogenase electron transfer subunit, protein MVKQEICMVVYREERGNGLYALTLRAPGIAAAAKPGQFLHIACGEGSMLRRPISICDVQGDLIKIFFQVKGEGTTWLACRNPRDPLDVLGPLGHGFDLEALGNRPVMVGGGIGVPPMLYAMHAAKKGSAQPAAILGFRSRNVIILQSRFEELGRTHICTDDGTCGFHGFVSDLLRQHLHEYTGVCACGPRPMLKAIAEIADEAGLPCQVSLEERMGCGIGACLVCACELKLKDGQDGVRYGHVCKDGPVFDAKEVVW, encoded by the coding sequence ATGGTGAAACAGGAAATCTGTATGGTGGTCTACCGGGAAGAGCGCGGCAACGGGCTCTATGCGCTGACACTGCGCGCCCCCGGCATTGCGGCCGCTGCCAAACCCGGCCAGTTCCTCCATATTGCCTGCGGCGAAGGCAGCATGCTGCGCCGCCCAATCTCCATTTGCGATGTACAAGGCGACCTAATCAAAATCTTTTTCCAGGTCAAGGGCGAAGGCACGACCTGGCTGGCCTGCCGCAATCCCCGCGATCCCCTGGATGTGCTCGGCCCGCTCGGTCACGGCTTTGATCTGGAAGCGCTGGGCAACCGTCCGGTCATGGTCGGCGGCGGCATCGGTGTGCCGCCCATGCTGTATGCCATGCATGCCGCCAAGAAGGGCTCGGCCCAGCCGGCTGCCATTCTGGGCTTCCGCAGCCGTAACGTGATCATCCTGCAAAGCCGCTTTGAAGAACTCGGCCGCACCCATATCTGCACCGACGACGGCACCTGCGGCTTCCATGGCTTTGTGTCCGACCTGCTGCGCCAGCATCTGCACGAATATACTGGCGTCTGTGCCTGCGGTCCCCGGCCCATGCTCAAGGCCATCGCGGAAATCGCAGACGAAGCCGGCCTGCCGTGCCAGGTTTCGCTGGAAGAACGAATGGGCTGCGGCATCGGCGCCTGCCTGGTATGCGCATGTGAACTCAAACTCAAGGACGGCCAGGACGGCGTACGCTATGGCCATGTCTGCAAGGACGGACCGGTATTCGACGCAAAGGAGGTCGTTTGGTAA
- a CDS encoding ABC transporter permease — protein sequence MIRIVKTKEKNAKQMALIRLGAFLLALCAGGLFVLVLGYNPFEIYGTILSGAFRSKMAVQSTIKFMIPLLIAALGVTLSFKMKFWNIGGEGQIIMGAVFATYFALYHENWPFPVLFVVMLLAGIVGGGLWALIPAFFKTRFGTNETLFTLMLNYIALYLVSWLQEGPWRDPNANGFPKIPSFSPDVTLPKVLGVQMGWIIALILTVVVFVYLKYTKHGYEISVVGQSKATAAYAGMRVDRIVLRTMFLSGAIAGICGMVQVAGSDKTLTTGVAGGIGFTAIIVAWLAQLNPFGSLVIAFLFAVLEKGASVVQSQFGLAIDCADVLQGIILFFVLGCEFFIRYRFVRDAGAPKEGGKTDAAH from the coding sequence ATGATCCGAATCGTCAAAACCAAGGAGAAAAATGCAAAGCAGATGGCCCTCATCCGTTTGGGCGCCTTTCTGCTGGCGCTGTGCGCGGGCGGCCTGTTCGTGCTCGTGCTGGGATACAACCCGTTTGAGATTTACGGCACCATCCTGTCGGGTGCGTTTCGCTCCAAGATGGCCGTCCAGTCGACCATCAAGTTTATGATTCCGCTGCTGATTGCAGCGCTGGGCGTCACCTTGTCCTTTAAAATGAAGTTCTGGAACATCGGCGGCGAAGGACAGATCATCATGGGCGCCGTATTTGCCACGTACTTTGCGCTCTATCATGAAAACTGGCCATTCCCGGTGCTGTTTGTCGTGATGCTGCTGGCTGGTATCGTGGGCGGCGGCCTGTGGGCGCTCATCCCGGCGTTCTTCAAGACCCGGTTCGGCACCAACGAAACCCTGTTCACCCTGATGCTCAACTACATTGCGCTCTATCTGGTGAGCTGGCTCCAGGAAGGCCCCTGGCGTGACCCGAATGCCAACGGCTTCCCCAAGATCCCCAGCTTTTCGCCCGATGTCACGCTGCCCAAGGTCCTGGGCGTGCAGATGGGCTGGATCATTGCACTGATTTTGACCGTTGTGGTCTTTGTATACCTCAAGTACACCAAACACGGCTATGAGATCTCGGTCGTCGGCCAGAGCAAGGCCACCGCGGCGTATGCCGGCATGCGGGTCGACCGCATCGTGCTGCGCACCATGTTCCTGTCCGGCGCGATTGCCGGCATTTGCGGCATGGTGCAGGTCGCGGGTTCGGATAAGACCCTGACCACCGGCGTGGCGGGCGGTATTGGCTTTACGGCAATCATCGTCGCCTGGCTGGCGCAGCTCAATCCGTTCGGAAGCCTAGTGATCGCGTTCCTGTTCGCCGTACTCGAAAAGGGCGCTTCGGTCGTGCAGTCGCAGTTTGGCTTAGCAATCGACTGCGCCGACGTGTTGCAGGGCATTATCCTGTTCTTTGTCTTAGGTTGTGAATTCTTTATCCGGTATCGTTTCGTGCGCGACGCAGGCGCACCCAAGGAAGGGGGAAAGACCGATGCTGCTCATTAA
- a CDS encoding ABC transporter permease: MLLIKFLVAAIGASTPLLFGTVGEICAEKVGHLNLGVEGMMSIGACAGFMVGMQTDSFLLALLAAFVAGVLSALIYAVLTVTFLADQNVSGLTLTIFGVGLANFIGIYMLGKTEDGTLKLGEGITASMRGIHIPGLSDLPVVGELVFSYSPFVYLGIIIAVALSLFFRRTKAGLNVQAIGHNPASADAAGVSVTRWKYTMILLGGGICGIGGAYCAMIINSGVWISDNVGGLGWIAVALVIFAKWNPMYAIWGSFVFGALRVLKYYVPRTVVPIPTAFYDMLPFAMTAIILVISSIRKKRDRNLPGNLGVGYFREER, translated from the coding sequence ATGCTGCTCATTAAATTCCTGGTCGCGGCCATCGGCGCAAGCACACCGCTGCTGTTCGGCACCGTGGGCGAGATTTGCGCGGAAAAAGTCGGCCACCTCAACCTGGGCGTTGAAGGCATGATGTCCATTGGCGCCTGTGCGGGCTTCATGGTCGGTATGCAGACCGATTCCTTTTTGCTGGCGCTGCTGGCGGCCTTTGTGGCCGGGGTACTCAGTGCGCTGATTTATGCCGTGCTGACCGTTACGTTTCTGGCCGACCAGAACGTATCCGGCCTGACGCTGACCATTTTTGGCGTGGGCCTGGCCAACTTTATCGGCATTTACATGCTCGGCAAGACCGAGGACGGCACGCTCAAGCTGGGCGAGGGCATCACAGCGTCCATGCGCGGCATCCATATCCCAGGCCTGAGCGATCTGCCGGTGGTCGGGGAACTGGTATTCTCGTACAGCCCGTTCGTTTATCTGGGCATCATCATCGCTGTGGCGCTCAGCCTGTTTTTCAGACGCACCAAGGCGGGTCTGAACGTGCAGGCTATTGGCCATAATCCGGCCTCGGCCGATGCGGCGGGCGTCAGCGTGACCCGGTGGAAGTACACCATGATTCTGCTGGGCGGCGGCATCTGCGGCATTGGCGGCGCGTATTGCGCTATGATCATCAACAGCGGTGTCTGGATTTCGGATAACGTCGGCGGTCTGGGCTGGATTGCCGTCGCGCTGGTCATCTTTGCCAAGTGGAATCCGATGTATGCCATTTGGGGCTCGTTTGTCTTTGGCGCCCTGCGCGTACTGAAGTATTACGTACCGCGCACGGTCGTGCCCATCCCGACGGCATTTTATGATATGCTGCCGTTTGCGATGACGGCCATTATTCTGGTCATCAGCTCCATCCGCAAAAAGCGGGACCGTAATCTGCCCGGCAATCTGGGTGTGGGATATTTCCGCGAAGAACGATAA
- the rpe gene encoding ribulose-phosphate 3-epimerase, whose product MTIKLSPSILSADFANLARDIKTAVDAGAEYVHVDVMDGHFVPNITIGAPVVKALRKATDAVLDVHLMISDPDKYLDDFIHAGSDIITVHYESNGDTLEQLKKIKAAGKKASCTIKPGTPADVLLPLLPYCDMVLIMTVEPGFGGQGFIPECMDKIKFIRRAIQENGYACELEIDGGAKLTNTADIVAAGADVIVAGSAVFGGDIAENVKGFHQVFADGVAKATWSK is encoded by the coding sequence ATGACGATCAAACTTTCCCCGTCGATCCTGTCGGCGGATTTTGCCAATCTGGCGCGTGACATCAAGACCGCGGTGGACGCTGGCGCCGAATATGTCCATGTCGACGTGATGGACGGCCATTTTGTGCCCAATATCACCATCGGTGCGCCGGTGGTCAAGGCGCTGCGCAAGGCGACCGACGCTGTGCTCGACGTACACCTGATGATCTCTGACCCGGACAAATATCTGGATGACTTCATCCATGCAGGTTCGGACATCATCACCGTTCACTATGAGTCCAACGGCGATACGCTCGAGCAGCTCAAGAAGATCAAGGCTGCCGGCAAAAAGGCATCCTGCACCATCAAGCCCGGCACCCCGGCCGACGTACTGTTGCCGCTGCTGCCGTACTGCGATATGGTGCTCATCATGACCGTAGAACCCGGCTTTGGCGGCCAGGGCTTTATCCCGGAGTGCATGGACAAGATCAAGTTTATCCGCCGCGCTATTCAGGAAAACGGCTATGCCTGTGAACTGGAGATCGACGGTGGCGCCAAGCTGACCAACACAGCCGACATCGTGGCCGCAGGCGCGGACGTGATCGTGGCCGGTTCGGCCGTTTTCGGCGGCGATATTGCGGAAAACGTCAAGGGCTTCCATCAGGTCTTTGCCGATGGGGTAGCCAAGGCGACCTGGAGCAAGTAA
- a CDS encoding lysine exporter LysO family protein produces the protein MMVILALVALLGGVAYGLGGLNWPVVEWLAQNTDYILYALMLLVGISVGMHEGIVDNMRQYHIKILLIPCGIIAGSLAGGVLCSLLLRTPMGESTAIASGLGWYSLTGVAIGNLSGAQYGSIAFLSNLMREIFSFFSIPFLARHLNVYSCIAAAGATSEDTTLPMMIRYTDGDTVVLSVLNGVICSACVPVLLSICYHLFS, from the coding sequence ATGATGGTCATTTTGGCACTGGTAGCCCTGCTTGGCGGCGTGGCCTATGGACTAGGGGGCCTGAACTGGCCGGTGGTCGAATGGCTCGCCCAGAACACCGATTATATTTTATATGCCCTGATGCTGCTGGTCGGCATCAGTGTTGGGATGCATGAGGGCATTGTAGACAATATGCGCCAGTATCACATCAAAATCCTGCTGATTCCGTGTGGGATCATTGCCGGTTCGCTGGCTGGCGGCGTGCTGTGTAGCCTACTTTTGCGCACCCCCATGGGCGAGAGCACCGCCATTGCCAGCGGTCTGGGGTGGTACAGCCTGACCGGCGTCGCCATCGGCAATTTGTCGGGCGCACAATACGGCAGCATCGCCTTTTTGAGCAATCTCATGCGCGAGATTTTTTCCTTTTTCAGCATCCCGTTTTTGGCGCGGCATCTGAATGTATATAGTTGCATCGCCGCCGCTGGCGCGACCAGCGAAGATACCACGCTGCCCATGATGATCCGCTACACCGACGGCGATACCGTGGTGCTGTCGGTACTCAATGGCGTGATCTGCTCGGCCTGTGTCCCGGTGCTGCTGTCGATCTGCTATCATCTGTTTTCATAA
- a CDS encoding BMP family ABC transporter substrate-binding protein, protein MKRLLSMVLAGALACTLLAGCGGQDTPAASNAGADGSSAGTQGLFDPIPKDEIKVGVVHITNPAEGTGYTYTHDLGIQGMQENLGLSDDQIIRKNDIDDQDATKIQTALEELVEEGCNIIFATSWGYMDYVEQIAAEYPEVIFCHGTGYKSNGSNFTNYFGKINQARYLSGIAAGMKTESNKIGYVAAQNNENGEVTSGIDAFAMGVESVNPDAKVYVKVTGSWFDPEGEGQAAKALIDMGCDVIAQHCDTANPALEAQNAGVYAVGYNSDMAEKAPNSTLTSVMWDWSVYYTQAVQSVIDGTWTGENYFGNMKDGLVTLAPCSDLCAEGTQEKIDEVKEQILNGTWDVFDGQTEYETNDGQKVTLKAEDYGSCNWYYKNVEVA, encoded by the coding sequence ATGAAAAGACTGTTAAGCATGGTGCTGGCTGGCGCACTGGCCTGTACGTTGTTGGCGGGCTGCGGCGGTCAGGACACCCCGGCGGCTTCCAACGCAGGCGCAGACGGAAGTTCTGCGGGCACGCAGGGCCTGTTCGACCCCATCCCCAAGGATGAGATCAAGGTCGGCGTCGTGCATATCACCAACCCGGCCGAAGGCACCGGCTACACTTACACCCATGACCTGGGCATCCAGGGCATGCAGGAAAATCTGGGCCTGTCGGATGACCAGATCATCCGCAAGAATGACATCGATGACCAGGACGCAACCAAGATCCAGACAGCTCTAGAAGAACTGGTCGAGGAAGGCTGCAACATCATCTTTGCGACTTCCTGGGGCTACATGGACTATGTTGAGCAGATCGCTGCCGAGTATCCGGAAGTCATCTTCTGCCACGGCACCGGCTACAAGTCCAATGGTTCCAACTTTACCAACTACTTCGGCAAGATCAACCAGGCCCGTTATCTGTCCGGTATCGCGGCTGGTATGAAGACCGAGTCCAACAAGATCGGTTATGTTGCCGCACAGAACAATGAAAACGGCGAAGTTACTTCGGGTATCGACGCATTCGCCATGGGCGTTGAGTCGGTCAATCCGGACGCCAAGGTTTATGTCAAGGTCACTGGTTCCTGGTTTGACCCGGAAGGCGAAGGCCAGGCAGCTAAGGCGCTCATCGACATGGGCTGCGACGTGATTGCACAGCACTGTGATACCGCAAACCCGGCGCTCGAAGCACAGAACGCTGGCGTTTATGCCGTTGGTTACAACTCCGACATGGCCGAAAAGGCTCCGAACTCCACGCTGACTTCGGTTATGTGGGACTGGTCGGTTTACTACACCCAGGCAGTGCAGTCGGTCATCGACGGCACCTGGACGGGTGAAAACTACTTCGGCAATATGAAGGACGGCCTGGTAACGCTGGCGCCGTGCTCCGACCTGTGCGCAGAAGGCACCCAGGAGAAGATCGACGAAGTCAAGGAGCAGATCCTGAACGGTACTTGGGACGTCTTTGACGGCCAGACCGAATATGAAACCAACGACGGCCAGAAGGTTACCCTGAAGGCTGAAGATTACGGCTCCTGCAACTGGTACTACAAGAACGTCGAAGTTGCATAA
- a CDS encoding bifunctional histidine phosphatase family protein/GNAT family N-acetyltransferase, which produces MTTIYLIRHAEAEGNVYRRCHGVYDSLLTPKAYRQLPYLAERFAPVALDAIYASNLYRARHTAKAIADPKGMKVIIRPELHEIDMGDWEDKTWAILPREYPEDFAIWHSRPWECTVPGGETVMQAGDRVLAELHRIARQRPGQTLAVVSHGSAIRSLLCRVLHLAPEQVGEIGWGDNTCVAKLLFEDDGSVRAEYWNDASHLPEELSTFAALGWKDNKGLPISLQMWYRPYDPQDADDRALLLSFVREQYRNAYGSDALLDEAAKLQQAAAASAVLPDAVSFGMLDDTPVALVFLDAADTAEPGVGMVGGYCIASDYRGSGLSAQIIGQSFSVYRRLGREYLCANVAAHNERAKGFYHKFEFTQCGETVNACGPHFRMYKRIRVDSLLDERDAFDLSEMDA; this is translated from the coding sequence ATGACGACCATCTATCTCATTCGCCATGCCGAAGCGGAAGGCAATGTTTACCGCCGCTGCCATGGTGTATACGATTCTCTGTTGACCCCCAAAGCGTACCGGCAGCTTCCCTATCTGGCCGAACGCTTTGCGCCGGTGGCGCTGGATGCTATCTACGCATCTAACTTATACCGCGCGCGGCATACGGCCAAGGCCATTGCCGATCCCAAGGGCATGAAGGTCATCATCCGGCCGGAGCTGCATGAGATCGACATGGGCGACTGGGAAGATAAAACCTGGGCCATCCTTCCCCGCGAATATCCGGAGGATTTCGCCATCTGGCACAGCCGCCCGTGGGAGTGCACGGTGCCGGGCGGTGAAACGGTCATGCAGGCTGGTGACCGCGTACTGGCCGAACTGCACCGCATTGCCCGCCAGCGTCCGGGCCAGACCTTAGCGGTTGTCTCCCACGGCTCTGCCATCCGCAGCCTGCTGTGCCGGGTGCTGCATCTGGCGCCCGAGCAGGTCGGAGAAATCGGTTGGGGCGACAACACTTGTGTCGCTAAGCTTCTGTTTGAGGACGATGGCAGCGTGCGCGCCGAATACTGGAACGACGCTTCCCATCTGCCCGAAGAATTGTCCACCTTTGCCGCGCTGGGCTGGAAGGATAACAAAGGCCTGCCCATCTCCCTGCAAATGTGGTATCGTCCCTATGACCCGCAGGATGCCGACGACCGCGCGCTTTTGCTCTCCTTTGTCAGGGAGCAATATCGCAACGCATATGGCAGTGATGCTCTGCTCGATGAAGCAGCCAAGCTGCAACAGGCCGCTGCGGCATCGGCTGTGCTGCCCGATGCGGTTTCGTTCGGCATGCTGGACGATACGCCGGTTGCCCTGGTATTCCTGGATGCGGCAGATACGGCCGAACCGGGTGTGGGCATGGTGGGCGGCTACTGCATCGCCTCCGACTACCGGGGCAGCGGACTGTCGGCACAAATCATCGGACAATCGTTTTCGGTCTACCGCCGGTTGGGCCGGGAATACTTATGTGCGAACGTCGCCGCACACAACGAACGTGCCAAGGGCTTTTATCATAAGTTTGAATTTACGCAGTGCGGTGAAACAGTCAACGCCTGCGGACCGCATTTCCGCATGTATAAGCGTATCCGGGTCGATTCCCTACTCGATGAACGCGATGCCTTCGATTTAAGCGAAATGGATGCGTAA
- a CDS encoding potassium channel family protein, which produces MKSILLIGLGRFGKHVALKLNELRHEVLAIDKDEDRVNEVLPYVTSAQIGDSTNEQFIASLGVRNFDLCIVAIGDNFQSSLETASLLKDYGASLVVARANRDVHAKFLLRNGADHVIYPERQVASWAAVRFSADNVFDYVQLTNDYSIYETPLPRDWVGKTIINLRVRQEHKINILAVKYQGRLEPLPGPEHVFRADETLLVMGSNKDLARFLRL; this is translated from the coding sequence ATGAAATCGATTTTACTCATTGGCCTGGGACGCTTTGGTAAGCATGTTGCGCTGAAGCTTAACGAACTCCGGCACGAGGTGCTGGCGATCGACAAAGATGAGGACCGTGTCAATGAGGTGCTGCCTTATGTTACCAGTGCACAGATCGGCGACAGCACCAATGAACAGTTTATCGCCTCTCTTGGCGTACGAAATTTCGACCTGTGCATTGTCGCCATTGGCGACAACTTCCAAAGCTCTCTGGAAACGGCATCCCTTCTAAAGGATTATGGCGCTTCTCTGGTCGTCGCGCGCGCCAACCGGGATGTGCATGCCAAATTCCTGCTGCGCAACGGCGCAGACCATGTCATCTATCCTGAGCGGCAGGTGGCATCCTGGGCAGCCGTTCGTTTCAGCGCCGACAATGTATTCGATTATGTCCAGCTTACCAACGATTATTCGATCTATGAAACTCCGCTCCCGCGGGATTGGGTGGGAAAAACCATCATCAATCTGCGCGTTCGCCAGGAGCATAAGATCAATATTTTGGCGGTCAAATACCAGGGCCGACTGGAGCCGCTGCCTGGTCCGGAGCATGTGTTCCGCGCGGACGAGACTCTGCTTGTCATGGGCAGCAACAAGGACCTGGCACGTTTTCTGCGTCTTTAA